In one Rutidosis leptorrhynchoides isolate AG116_Rl617_1_P2 chromosome 8, CSIRO_AGI_Rlap_v1, whole genome shotgun sequence genomic region, the following are encoded:
- the LOC139864341 gene encoding uncharacterized protein: MVSERLFNGSLVWYWRRPIRSGAEYQQLTDLQALIGQFHLSEAPDTWTCSLSSNGNFSVSAIRKLLDTDNMGAWPTHWCKVVPPKVNFFLWRLRLDRLPDMCNLLDRGIDTSSLLCYSCRIQVEDINHVFFSCDVAEQVWSFIARWLDVNLPKWQCFEDMWQWVMLSSQNAAKVLITEVVCYASLWTLWRFRNGLIFNPGSFKKSHVIDTIVLYSFDWLSSRYKKANLNWNVWLQFPLMSLGICVCNEGYTLKLPSGFHGQSVRYPGVAAIDEFRRERMQEDAFYVYTALF; encoded by the exons ATGGTTTCGGAGAGGTTGTTTAATGGCAGTTTGGTTTGGTATTGGCGTCGCCCCATTCGATCAGGGGCTGAATATCAGCAACTCACGGACCTTCAAGCTTTAATCGGACAGTTTCATCTTTCTGAGGCTCCGGACACCTGGACCTGTTCGTTGTCTTCAAATGGCAACTTTTCTGTCTCCGCAATTCGCAAATTGCTAGACACAGATAACATGGGAGCCTGGCCTACTCATTGGTGCAAGGTGGTTCCGCCTAAAGTCAATTTCTTTCTTTGGCGCCTCCGGCTTGATCGTCTCCCGGATATGTGTAATCTGCTTGATCGTGGCATCGATACATCAAGTCTTCTTTGTTATTCATGCAGAATTCAAGTCGAGGACATCAATCATGTTTTTTTCAGTTGTGATGTAGCTGAGCAAGTGTGGTCCTTTATCGCTAGATGGCTTGATGTAAATCTTCCAAAATGGCAATGTTTTGAAGATATGTGGCAATGGGTGATGTTATCGTCTCAGAATGCGGCTAAAGTTCTTATTACGGAAGTGGTGTGTTATGCATCTCTTTGGACTCTATGGCGTTTTCGGAATGGGCTCATTTTCAATCCCGGCAGTTTTAAGAAAAGTCATGTTATTGATACGATTGTATTGTATTCTTTTGATTGGCTTTCATCTCGTTATAAGAAAGCCAATCTAAATTGGAACGTTTGGTTACAATTTCCGTTAATGTCTTT AGGAATATGTGTATGCAATGAAGGTTATACCTTGAAGCTACCAAGCGGTTTCCATGGCCAATCAGTGAGATATCCAGGAGTTGCTGCCATTGATGAGTTTCGAAGAGAAAGAATGCAAGAAGATGCCTTTTACGTATACACTGCTCtgttttga
- the LOC139861229 gene encoding very-long-chain aldehyde decarbonylase CER1-like gives MLIFPFLLIRMLNNQFWISLSRYKTAKGKSRIVDKTIEFEQVDRERDWDDQIIFNGLLYYVGIYGLDEAKQLPLWRLDGLIIVTLLHVTVVEFLYYWLHRALHHHFLYNRYHSHHHSSIVTEPITSVIHPFGEHIAYFILFAIPLLTMTLTKTGSIVAFSGYVIYIDVMNNLGHCNFELIPKWAFSIFPPLKYIMYTPSYHSLHHTQFRTNYSLFMPFYDYVYGTFDKSTDPLYEKSLERKDESPNVVHLTHLTTPESIYHMRLGFASLASKPYTSKWYLRMLWPVTVSSMIFTWIYGKIFVVERNVFDNLKIQTWVIPKYKIQYFMEWQREAINGLIEEAILKADQKGVKVMTLGLLNQGDELNRNGELFIRKNPKLKVKLVDGSSLAVAVVLNSIPKGTTQVVFRGNFNKVAYSLAIALCHKGIQVAVSQQGDHQKLKSELEEENRDKLIVSRTVSQKVWLVGDGLSKEEQLKASKGTIIIPYSQFPPKRIRQDCFYYNTPAMLIPKHLENVDCCENWLPRRVMSAWRIAGILHGLEGWNVNECGNEMFQVDKIWNAILKHGFTPITKPLN, from the exons ATGTTAATTTTCCCCTTTCTATTGATTCGAATGCTCAACAACCAATTTTGGATTTCGCTCTCTCGCTACAAAACCGCCAAGGGCAAAAGCCGAATTGTTGACAAGACCATCGAGTTTGAACAAGTTGATCGTGAAAGAGACTG GGATGATCAGATCATATTCAATGGGTTATTGTATTATGTGGGTATTTATGGATTAGATGAAGCTAAACAGTTGCCTTTGTGGAGGTTAGATGGACTGATCATTGTAACATTGCTACATGTAACCGTGGTCGAATTTTTGTACTATTGGCTTCATAGAGCTCTGCATCACCATTTCCTCTATAATCGCTATCACTCTCATCATCACTCTTCGATTGTTACTGAGCCAATCACAT CTGTGATTCATCCATTTGGTGAGCATATAGCCTACTTCATACTCTTTGCAATACCGTTGTTGACCATGACCCTAACCAAGACAGGATCAATTGTTGCATTTTCTGGTTACGTGATTTACATTGATGTAATGAACAACTTGGGCCATTGCAATTTTGAGCTAATCCCCAAATGGGCCTTCTCAATCTTCCCCCCCCTTAAGTACATTATGTACACTCCTTC GTACCACTCTTTGCACCATACTCAATTCAGAACCAATTATTCGCTATTCATGCCATTTTACGACTATGTTTATGGCACATTCGACAAATCTACAGACCCATTGTATGAAAAATCACTCGAGCGAAAAGACGAGTCTCCAAACGTGGTACATTTAACACATCTAACAACGCCAGAATCTATCTACCATATGAGACTTGGGTTCGCGTCTTTGGCATCTAAACCCTACACTTCTAAATGGTACTTGCGGATGCTTTGGCCCGTCACAGTATCATCCATGATCTTTACTTGGATTTATGGCAAAATTTTCGTCGTAGAAAGAAATGTTTTCGATAACCTCAAAATACAAACATGGGTTATACCTAAGTACAAGATACAA TATTTCATGGAATGGCAAAGAGAGGCGATTAATGGTTTGATTGAGGAAGCAATACTTAAGGCGGATCAAAAAGGCGTCAAAGTTATGACTCTAGGTCTATTAAATCAG GGAGATGAGCTAAACAGAAATGGGGAGCTGTTTATAAGAAAAAATCCAAAATTAAAAGTGAAGTTGGTTGACGGGAGTAGTTTGGCAGTTGCTGTGGTTCTGAATAGTATTCCAAAAGGCACAACTCAAGTTGTTTTTAGAGGCAACTTCAACAAGGTTGCTTACTCCCTTGCTATAGCATTATGCCACAAGGGAATTCAG GTTGCTGTATCTCAACAAGGTGATCATCAAAAGCTTAAATCAGAGTTGGAAGAAGAGAATAGAGATAAGTTGATTGTTTCAAGAACAGTTTCACAAAAG GTGTGGTTAGTTGGAGATGGATTAAGTAAGGAAGAACAGTTGAAGGCTTCAAAAGGAACAATAATTATTCCCTACTCTCAATTCCCTCCAAAAAGAATCCGACAAGATTGCTTTTACTATAATACTCCTGCCATGTTGATCCCCAAACATCTTGAGAATGTCGACTGTTGCGAG AATTGGTTGCCAAGAAGAGTGATGAGTGCATGGAGAATAGCAGGAATATTGCATGGCTTAGAAGGATGGAATGTGAATGAATGTGGAAATGAGATGTTCCAGGTTGATAAAATATGGAATGCAATTCTTAAACACGGTTTTACTCCTATCACTAAACCATTAAATTAG